A DNA window from Bradyrhizobium sp. CCBAU 53421 contains the following coding sequences:
- a CDS encoding fumarylacetoacetate hydrolase family protein, giving the protein MANITRWVRFRHRAEIGFGHLTPSGISVHAGEMFGDTRPTGQTLALDDVELLAPTEPSKIVALWNNFHALAAKLKSPEPAEPLYLLKAQTSVTAPGAVITRPLGYDGKTTYEGELGIVIGKSCTAVTPEQADAYIFGYTCTNDVTAADILNRDPTFPQWARAKGFDGYGPFGPVIASGLDPARLVVRTILNGVERQNYPIADMIFSAQALVSKISHDMTLLPGDLICCGTSIGVGVMKETVNTVTVAIDGIGELTNEFRQ; this is encoded by the coding sequence ATGGCCAACATTACGCGCTGGGTGCGCTTCCGCCACCGTGCCGAGATCGGCTTCGGACACCTCACCCCCTCCGGCATCTCCGTGCACGCAGGCGAGATGTTCGGCGACACACGACCGACCGGACAGACGCTGGCGCTGGACGATGTCGAGCTGCTCGCGCCGACCGAGCCGAGCAAGATCGTCGCGCTCTGGAATAATTTTCACGCGCTCGCCGCGAAGCTGAAATCGCCTGAGCCGGCCGAACCGCTGTATTTGTTGAAAGCGCAGACCAGCGTGACCGCGCCTGGCGCCGTTATCACGCGCCCGTTGGGTTACGATGGCAAGACGACCTACGAAGGCGAGCTCGGCATTGTCATCGGCAAGAGCTGCACCGCCGTCACGCCCGAACAGGCCGACGCCTACATCTTCGGCTATACCTGCACCAACGACGTCACCGCCGCCGACATCCTCAATCGCGATCCGACTTTCCCGCAATGGGCGCGGGCCAAGGGCTTTGACGGATATGGCCCGTTCGGTCCGGTGATTGCCTCCGGCCTCGACCCCGCGCGCCTCGTGGTGCGCACCATCCTCAACGGCGTCGAGCGCCAGAACTATCCGATCGCGGACATGATCTTCAGTGCGCAGGCGCTGGTCAGCAAGATCTCGCACGACATGACGCTGCTGCCGGGCGACCTGATCTGCTGCGGGACATCGATCGGCGTCGGGGTGATGAAGGAGACCGTCAATACGGTCACCGTCGCGATCGACGGGATCGGCGAGTTGACCAACGAATTTCGTCAGTAG
- the oxlT gene encoding oxalate/formate MFS antiporter encodes MISSTKPVSSPGGFRWLQLAIGIVCMAMIANLQYGWTLFVDPIDAKYHWGRPAIQLAFTIFVMTETWLVPVEAWFVDKYGPRIVVMFGGLMIGLAWVLNSYASSLVMLYAAAVVAGIGAGAVYGTCVGNALKWFPDRRGLAAGATAAGFGAGAALTVVPIANMIATSGYQSTFLTFGIGQGLIVLLLAWFVRPPHGVEAPRKKQLNLPQSAIDYTPPQVLRTPIFWVMYLVFVMVASGGLMTAAQIGPIAHDFKIADTPVTLAGFQMAALTFAISLDRVFDGFGRPFFGWVSDTIGREHTMFIAFATAALMLLTLSTYGHIPVVFVLATAIYFGVFGEIYSLFPATSGDTFGAKYATTNNGMLYTAKGTAALLVPLASIISSQLGWQAVFIVAVALNATAALTALLVIKPMRRAFILGSETTAKAAIAPAPGRSAAIEH; translated from the coding sequence ATGATCTCCAGCACGAAACCGGTATCGTCGCCCGGCGGCTTCCGCTGGCTCCAGCTCGCCATCGGCATCGTCTGCATGGCGATGATCGCCAACCTGCAATACGGCTGGACGCTGTTCGTCGATCCGATCGACGCGAAATATCACTGGGGCCGTCCGGCCATCCAGCTCGCCTTCACGATCTTCGTGATGACTGAGACCTGGCTGGTGCCGGTGGAGGCCTGGTTCGTGGACAAATACGGCCCGCGCATCGTCGTCATGTTCGGCGGGCTGATGATCGGGTTGGCCTGGGTGCTGAACTCTTATGCCTCTTCGCTCGTCATGCTCTATGCGGCGGCTGTGGTCGCGGGCATCGGCGCCGGCGCCGTCTACGGCACCTGCGTCGGCAACGCGCTGAAATGGTTTCCTGATCGGCGTGGCCTCGCCGCGGGCGCGACCGCCGCGGGCTTTGGCGCCGGCGCAGCGCTCACCGTCGTGCCGATCGCCAACATGATTGCCACCAGCGGCTACCAGAGCACCTTCCTGACGTTCGGAATCGGGCAAGGCCTCATCGTTCTCCTGCTGGCCTGGTTCGTCCGCCCGCCGCACGGCGTCGAGGCCCCCAGGAAGAAGCAGCTCAATCTGCCGCAGAGCGCGATCGACTACACGCCGCCCCAGGTCCTGCGCACGCCGATCTTCTGGGTCATGTACCTGGTGTTCGTCATGGTGGCTTCCGGCGGGTTGATGACCGCGGCGCAGATCGGGCCGATCGCTCACGACTTCAAGATCGCGGATACGCCGGTCACCCTGGCGGGCTTCCAGATGGCGGCGCTGACCTTTGCCATCTCGCTCGATCGTGTGTTCGACGGTTTCGGCCGTCCGTTCTTTGGCTGGGTCTCCGACACCATCGGCCGCGAGCACACGATGTTCATCGCATTCGCGACAGCCGCGCTGATGTTGCTGACGCTGTCCACCTACGGCCACATTCCGGTCGTCTTCGTGCTGGCGACAGCGATCTATTTCGGCGTCTTCGGCGAAATCTACAGCCTGTTTCCCGCGACGTCGGGCGACACCTTCGGCGCCAAATACGCCACCACCAACAACGGCATGCTCTATACGGCGAAGGGCACCGCGGCGCTGCTCGTGCCGCTCGCGAGCATCATCTCCTCGCAGCTCGGCTGGCAGGCCGTGTTCATCGTCGCGGTTGCGCTCAATGCCACCGCGGCCCTCACCGCCTTGCTGGTGATCAAGCCGATGCGGCGCGCCTTCATTCTGGGCAGTGAAACGACGGCGAAGGCCGCGATCGCGCCTGCACCTGGCCGGAGCGCGGCGATTGAACACTGA
- a CDS encoding glycerate kinase gives MNTDWTDLRARTALRRIFDAAIASCDPGITIASALPAKPKGRCIVVGAGKASAAMAAGLDAAWPDVDLSGVVVTRHGHTVPAGRIEVLEASHPVPDDTSQAAAVRMLGAVQGLSADDLVVALMSGGGSALMTLPASPMTLADKQAVNRALLASGATIAEMNVVRKHLSAIKGGRLALAARPAHVTTLVISDIPGDDPAAIGSGPSLPDSSTGADAREIVSRFAIDLPEAARLVLDRADETPKPGEIDADVRILAAPFHALDAAAKVARDEGLTPIILGDAIEGEARELGTVIAGIARSVAGHAQPGPAPAVLLSGGETTVTIGRGPAGRGGRNTEFLLGLVIALSGTSDIWAIAGDSDGIDGTEDAAGALIGPDTLRRAAARGLDARAYLAAHDSYTFFDRLGDLVRTGPTLTNVNDIRAVLIASGKPAMR, from the coding sequence TTGAACACTGATTGGACGGACCTGCGGGCTCGGACGGCGCTGCGGAGGATCTTCGACGCTGCCATCGCCAGCTGCGATCCAGGGATAACCATCGCAAGCGCCTTACCGGCAAAGCCTAAGGGCAGATGCATCGTCGTCGGCGCCGGCAAGGCTTCGGCCGCAATGGCAGCAGGCCTCGACGCAGCCTGGCCTGACGTCGACCTTTCAGGCGTCGTGGTGACGCGCCACGGCCATACCGTTCCCGCGGGCCGCATCGAAGTGCTCGAGGCATCTCATCCCGTGCCGGACGACACGAGCCAGGCCGCCGCCGTTCGCATGCTCGGTGCCGTTCAGGGACTTTCCGCCGACGATCTCGTCGTCGCGCTGATGTCCGGCGGAGGCTCGGCCCTGATGACCCTCCCTGCCTCCCCGATGACCCTCGCCGACAAGCAGGCGGTCAACCGGGCCCTGCTTGCAAGCGGCGCGACGATTGCCGAGATGAATGTCGTTCGCAAACATCTCTCCGCGATCAAGGGCGGACGGCTGGCGCTCGCCGCCCGTCCCGCCCACGTCACGACCCTCGTGATCTCGGATATTCCCGGCGACGATCCCGCGGCGATCGGCTCCGGTCCCTCGCTGCCGGACAGCAGCACAGGAGCCGACGCTCGGGAGATCGTGAGCCGGTTTGCAATCGACCTGCCGGAGGCGGCGCGGCTTGTCCTCGACCGAGCCGACGAGACCCCAAAGCCCGGCGAGATCGATGCCGATGTCCGTATCCTTGCCGCGCCGTTCCACGCGCTTGATGCTGCGGCAAAGGTAGCGCGAGATGAGGGGCTCACCCCGATCATCCTTGGAGACGCGATCGAAGGCGAGGCTCGCGAACTCGGAACCGTGATAGCGGGCATTGCCCGGTCGGTCGCAGGGCATGCCCAGCCCGGCCCTGCCCCCGCGGTTCTGCTGTCGGGGGGCGAGACAACGGTTACGATCGGACGCGGGCCGGCGGGCCGCGGCGGCCGGAACACCGAATTCTTGCTGGGGCTTGTCATAGCGCTATCAGGTACGTCCGATATCTGGGCGATTGCCGGAGACAGCGATGGAATTGATGGAACGGAAGATGCGGCTGGAGCTTTGATCGGTCCTGATACGCTGCGGCGCGCCGCCGCGCGTGGTCTCGACGCGCGGGCCTATTTGGCGGCCCATGACAGCTACACCTTCTTCGACCGTCTTGGAGACCTCGTGCGCACCGGGCCAACGCTTACCAATGTCAACGATATCCGTGCCGTGCTAATTGCGTCCGGCAAGCCAGCAATGAGGTGA
- a CDS encoding CBS domain-containing protein gives MYVGDILRTNSAHVVTIGSSETVSIAANLMYASNVGALVVRNVSRSIDAAVVGMFSERDVVAVIAERGTGGLAAKVGQFISPRPLVACNSQDTLTDVERLMVRHDIRHMPVIDNGRLVGVVSMRDISFALEEAACAA, from the coding sequence ATGTATGTCGGGGACATCCTTCGCACCAACAGTGCGCACGTGGTGACGATCGGCTCGAGCGAAACCGTGAGCATTGCGGCGAACCTGATGTACGCGAGCAATGTGGGCGCACTCGTGGTCAGGAACGTCTCGCGCAGCATCGACGCCGCCGTCGTTGGAATGTTCAGCGAGCGCGATGTCGTCGCTGTCATCGCCGAGCGCGGCACCGGCGGTCTTGCTGCGAAAGTCGGGCAGTTCATTTCGCCGCGGCCGCTGGTGGCCTGCAATTCGCAGGACACGCTCACCGATGTCGAGCGCCTGATGGTCCGTCACGACATCCGCCATATGCCCGTCATCGACAACGGCCGGCTCGTCGGCGTCGTGAGCATGCGGGACATCAGCTTTGCCCTGGAGGAAGCCGCCTGCGCGGCCTGA
- a CDS encoding 2-hydroxy-3-oxopropionate reductase, whose protein sequence is MKDIGFIGLGTMGRPMASHLLAAGYRLFLHDVAPIPPDLIAAGGVACESARQVTQEADAVIIMVPDTPHVEAVLFGQGGVAEGVSKGMIVVDMSSISPLATKEFARKIGALGADYLDAPVSGGEVGAKAASLTIMVGGRERAFNAMKPLFETMGKNVTHVGGNGDGQTTKVANQIIVALTIEAVSEALLFASKAGADPALVRQALMGGFASSRILEVHGERMLKRNFDPGFRIELHQKDLNLALEGARALGLSLPGTAAAQQLFNACTALGGKAWDHSAILRALEVMAGHEVAAA, encoded by the coding sequence ATGAAAGACATAGGATTCATCGGGCTCGGCACCATGGGACGTCCGATGGCGAGCCACCTCCTGGCTGCCGGCTATCGCCTGTTCCTGCACGACGTCGCGCCGATTCCGCCGGACCTGATTGCGGCCGGCGGCGTCGCTTGCGAGTCCGCAAGGCAGGTGACGCAGGAAGCGGACGCCGTGATCATCATGGTTCCGGATACGCCGCATGTGGAAGCCGTGCTGTTCGGTCAAGGCGGCGTCGCGGAGGGGGTCTCCAAGGGCATGATCGTCGTCGATATGAGCTCGATCTCGCCGCTGGCGACGAAGGAGTTTGCACGGAAGATCGGTGCGCTCGGCGCTGACTATCTCGACGCGCCGGTTTCCGGCGGCGAGGTCGGTGCAAAGGCGGCAAGCCTGACCATCATGGTCGGCGGGCGGGAGCGGGCGTTCAACGCGATGAAGCCGCTGTTCGAGACGATGGGGAAGAATGTCACGCATGTCGGCGGCAATGGCGACGGCCAGACCACCAAGGTCGCGAACCAGATCATCGTGGCGCTGACCATCGAGGCCGTGAGCGAGGCCCTGCTGTTCGCATCCAAGGCGGGCGCCGATCCCGCGCTGGTGCGCCAGGCGTTGATGGGTGGCTTTGCGTCGTCCCGAATCCTTGAGGTCCACGGCGAGCGCATGCTGAAGCGCAATTTCGATCCGGGCTTTCGCATCGAGCTGCATCAGAAGGATCTCAACCTCGCGCTGGAAGGCGCGCGGGCGCTCGGCTTGTCGCTGCCGGGCACAGCGGCAGCCCAGCAGCTGTTCAACGCCTGCACCGCCCTCGGCGGCAAGGCCTGGGACCATTCCGCTATCCTGCGGGCGCTGGAAGTCATGGCGGGTCACGAGGTGGCGGCTGCCTGA
- the pyk gene encoding pyruvate kinase — MRRHRRAKIVATVGPASSSPEMLKALLLAGVDTFRLNFSHGTQSDHANVHAAIRKLEQEVGRPIGILMDLQGPKIRVGNVRDGKITVAAGETIRFVLSGSDGDKTSIPLPHREIFAAVAPGHDLLIDDGRVRVRVAGLGDDFIEAKVIVGGTISNHKGVNLPGTVLDLSPLTTKDRLDLEFGLKLGVDWVALSFVQKPSDIIEARGLVGDRAGLMAKIEKPAALERIDDIIQLCDAIMVARGDLGVEIPDEDVPGRQKELVRACRLAVKPVIVATQMLDSMVAAPTPTRAEVSDIATAIYDGADAVMLSAESATGRYPREAVEMMDRIIRSTEQHKMYRSIVEATQPGEEQTPPHAVATAAADLASVIHAAAIVAYTSSGTTAARVARKRPSLPILAITPSREVSRRLCLLWGAHSVLSDDVGSYEEMVERATAFAHAEQFASSRDLLVVVAGIPFGQAGSTNNLRVVSLP, encoded by the coding sequence ATGCGTCGTCATCGACGGGCCAAGATCGTCGCAACCGTCGGCCCCGCCAGCAGTTCCCCCGAGATGCTCAAGGCGTTGCTGCTGGCAGGCGTCGATACATTCCGCCTGAACTTCAGTCACGGAACCCAGAGCGACCACGCAAACGTCCATGCCGCGATCCGGAAGCTCGAACAGGAGGTCGGCCGTCCGATCGGCATTCTGATGGACCTCCAGGGTCCGAAGATCCGCGTCGGCAACGTGCGCGACGGAAAGATCACCGTGGCGGCCGGCGAGACCATCCGCTTCGTGCTGTCCGGATCGGATGGCGACAAGACCTCAATTCCGCTGCCGCATCGGGAAATCTTTGCGGCCGTGGCCCCAGGCCACGACCTTCTGATCGACGACGGCAGGGTCCGGGTTCGCGTCGCCGGGCTCGGTGACGATTTCATCGAAGCCAAGGTGATCGTCGGCGGCACCATCTCGAACCACAAGGGCGTCAACCTGCCGGGCACCGTGCTCGATCTCTCGCCGCTCACCACGAAGGATCGCCTCGATCTGGAGTTCGGCCTGAAGCTCGGCGTCGATTGGGTCGCCTTGTCGTTCGTGCAGAAGCCCTCCGACATCATCGAGGCGAGAGGCCTCGTCGGCGACCGCGCCGGTCTGATGGCCAAGATCGAGAAGCCGGCGGCGCTCGAGCGGATCGACGACATCATCCAGCTGTGCGACGCCATCATGGTTGCGCGGGGCGACCTCGGCGTCGAAATTCCGGATGAGGATGTGCCGGGACGCCAGAAGGAGCTGGTGCGGGCGTGCCGTCTCGCGGTGAAGCCCGTGATCGTCGCCACCCAAATGCTGGACTCCATGGTCGCCGCACCCACGCCGACCCGCGCGGAAGTGTCCGACATCGCGACTGCGATCTATGACGGCGCGGACGCTGTGATGCTGTCGGCGGAATCGGCGACGGGCCGCTATCCGCGCGAGGCCGTCGAGATGATGGACCGCATCATCCGCAGCACGGAGCAGCACAAGATGTACCGCTCGATCGTCGAGGCGACCCAGCCCGGCGAGGAGCAGACGCCGCCGCATGCCGTTGCAACCGCCGCCGCCGACCTCGCCTCCGTGATTCACGCCGCAGCCATCGTGGCCTACACGTCGAGCGGCACCACGGCCGCACGCGTCGCACGCAAGCGGCCGAGCCTGCCGATCCTCGCCATCACCCCAAGCCGCGAGGTGTCGCGCCGCCTGTGCCTGCTCTGGGGCGCGCACAGCGTGCTTTCCGACGATGTCGGGAGCTATGAGGAGATGGTCGAGCGCGCGACGGCTTTCGCGCATGCAGAGCAGTTTGCCTCAAGCCGCGACCTGCTGGTGGTCGTCGCCGGCATTCCCTTTGGGCAGGCGGGAAGCACCAATAACCTGCGCGTCGTGTCGCTCCCCTGA
- the hyi gene encoding hydroxypyruvate isomerase, whose protein sequence is MPQFAANLTMLFNEVPFLDRFAAAKAAGFNAVEYLFPYDFEKSELREELTRCGLTQVLHNLPAGNWAAGERGIAILRNRVDEFRDGVVRAIDYAKALDCRQLNCLVGIAPAGADTADLRETLVSNLRFAAAALGQHGIKLLIEPINTLDIPGFFLNGTEQAVQLISDVGSPNLFIQYDIYHMQIMEGDLARTLQKHLGRIAHVQLADNPGRNEPGTGEINYPYLFKHLDSIGYRGWIGCEYKPRTTTLESLAWHAAQTFET, encoded by the coding sequence GTGCCTCAATTTGCCGCCAACCTCACCATGCTCTTCAACGAGGTGCCGTTCCTCGATCGGTTCGCCGCCGCCAAGGCCGCCGGCTTCAATGCAGTCGAGTATCTGTTTCCCTATGATTTCGAAAAGAGCGAGTTGCGGGAGGAGCTGACGCGCTGTGGGCTGACCCAGGTGCTGCATAACCTTCCCGCCGGCAATTGGGCCGCCGGCGAGCGGGGCATTGCGATCCTGCGCAATCGGGTCGACGAATTTCGCGACGGCGTGGTACGCGCGATCGACTACGCCAAGGCGCTGGATTGCCGGCAGCTGAACTGCCTGGTCGGCATCGCTCCCGCCGGTGCTGATACGGCAGACCTGCGTGAGACCCTGGTGTCCAATCTGCGCTTCGCCGCCGCTGCGCTCGGCCAGCATGGCATCAAGCTCCTGATCGAGCCGATCAACACGCTCGATATTCCCGGTTTCTTCCTGAACGGAACGGAGCAGGCAGTACAGCTCATTTCCGACGTGGGCTCACCCAACCTGTTCATCCAGTACGACATCTATCACATGCAGATCATGGAAGGTGATCTGGCGCGAACCCTGCAGAAGCACCTCGGCCGGATCGCGCATGTCCAGCTCGCCGACAATCCCGGCCGTAACGAGCCCGGGACCGGCGAGATCAACTATCCCTATTTGTTCAAGCATCTCGACAGCATCGGATATCGCGGCTGGATCGGATGCGAATACAAGCCGCGGACGACCACGCTCGAGAGCCTCGCCTGGCACGCCGCACAGACTTTCGAGACTTAA
- a CDS encoding 2-dehydropantoate 2-reductase: protein MKICIYGAGAIGGYLGVEFMRAGADVSLVARGAHLAAMRQNGLKLLIGEEERVVHPRCTDNPAELGEQDFVVICLKAHSITGVIEPMRPLLGERTRIVTAVNGIPYWYFYKHGGRHEGSALESIDPGGRQWNELDPARAIGCVVYPATEIEAPGVIRHVYGNSFPLGEPSGEITPDVERLSALFVAAGMKAPVLDRIRDEIWLKLWGNVCFNPISALTHATLDVICTNPGTRALSRAIMLEAQAIAESLGVKFRVDVERRIEGARKVGAHKTSMLQDLERGRPVEIDPLITVVQEMGRMTGIATPALDAVLALVAQRTRLAGLYDGAAGAEAKSLAVA from the coding sequence ATGAAGATCTGCATCTACGGTGCCGGTGCCATCGGCGGCTATCTCGGTGTCGAATTTATGCGCGCTGGCGCCGACGTCAGCCTGGTCGCGCGGGGAGCGCACCTCGCCGCGATGCGGCAAAACGGCCTGAAGCTCCTGATCGGCGAAGAGGAGCGCGTGGTGCATCCTCGCTGCACCGACAACCCCGCCGAACTCGGCGAGCAGGATTTCGTCGTCATCTGCCTCAAGGCACATTCGATCACCGGCGTCATCGAACCGATGCGGCCCCTGTTGGGTGAGCGGACCCGCATCGTCACCGCCGTCAACGGCATCCCCTATTGGTATTTCTACAAGCACGGCGGACGTCACGAAGGATCGGCGCTCGAGAGCATCGATCCCGGTGGACGGCAGTGGAACGAGCTCGACCCCGCGCGCGCCATCGGCTGCGTGGTGTATCCCGCCACCGAGATCGAGGCGCCCGGCGTGATCCGCCACGTCTACGGCAACAGCTTTCCACTCGGCGAACCCTCCGGTGAGATCACGCCTGACGTCGAGCGCCTTTCAGCGCTGTTCGTCGCGGCGGGAATGAAGGCGCCGGTGCTCGATCGCATCCGCGACGAGATCTGGCTCAAGCTGTGGGGCAATGTCTGCTTCAACCCGATCAGCGCCCTCACCCACGCGACGCTCGACGTGATCTGCACCAATCCCGGCACGCGCGCATTGTCGAGGGCGATCATGCTGGAGGCCCAGGCGATCGCGGAAAGCCTCGGCGTCAAGTTCCGGGTCGACGTCGAACGCCGCATCGAGGGCGCGCGCAAGGTCGGCGCGCACAAGACCTCGATGCTGCAGGACCTCGAGCGCGGGCGTCCGGTCGAGATCGATCCGCTGATCACCGTGGTACAGGAAATGGGCCGGATGACCGGGATCGCGACACCCGCCCTCGACGCAGTGCTGGCGCTGGTCGCGCAGCGCACCAGACTGGCGGGCCTCTATGACGGGGCGGCCGGCGCCGAAGCCAAATCGCTGGCGGTGGCATGA
- a CDS encoding IclR family transcriptional regulator: MKREPIRRKPSDPDFRAQPDHDARDGGVQSVDRALQILEALAEDDEGYRLTDLAIRIGLPPSTAHRLLTTLENRRFVQFDREESKWHIGAQSFVVGSTFMRRRNFSARALPYLRKLRDQTRETANLAVVDDDSIIVVSRIESREIMRSLTKVGGRVALIASGVGKAVLAAYSDADINAIIRRRGMPRLTEKSIIRPGELFRELETVRRQGYAVDDEEARLGLRCVAAVVFNDCSEPFAAVSVSGMADRLTDERLPEIGAIVHQIAAELSAELRGSSRTQP; the protein is encoded by the coding sequence ATGAAAAGAGAGCCGATCCGGCGCAAGCCGTCCGATCCCGATTTTCGCGCGCAGCCGGATCACGACGCGCGAGACGGCGGCGTTCAATCGGTCGATCGCGCGCTGCAAATCCTGGAAGCGCTTGCCGAGGATGACGAAGGCTATCGGCTGACCGATCTTGCGATCCGCATCGGCCTGCCGCCGTCGACGGCGCATCGGCTGCTGACGACGCTGGAGAATCGCAGGTTCGTGCAGTTCGACCGCGAGGAGTCCAAATGGCATATCGGCGCGCAAAGCTTTGTGGTCGGCTCGACCTTCATGCGCCGGCGCAATTTTTCCGCGCGGGCATTGCCCTATCTGCGCAAGCTGCGCGACCAAACCAGGGAGACCGCCAATCTTGCAGTCGTCGATGACGACTCCATCATCGTCGTCTCACGCATCGAAAGCCGTGAGATCATGCGTTCGCTGACCAAGGTCGGCGGACGCGTGGCGTTGATCGCTTCGGGCGTGGGGAAGGCGGTGCTGGCCGCGTATTCCGACGCCGACATCAACGCGATCATCCGCCGCCGCGGCATGCCGCGCCTGACGGAGAAGTCGATCATTCGGCCGGGCGAGTTGTTCAGGGAATTGGAGACCGTGCGAAGGCAGGGCTATGCGGTGGACGATGAAGAGGCGCGGCTCGGCCTGCGCTGCGTCGCCGCGGTCGTGTTCAACGATTGCAGCGAGCCGTTCGCGGCGGTTTCGGTATCGGGCATGGCGGATCGGCTGACGGACGAGCGCTTGCCGGAGATCGGCGCAATCGTGCACCAGATCGCCGCCGAGCTTTCGGCAGAGCTGCGCGGGAGCAGCCGCACACAGCCGTAG
- the gcl gene encoding glyoxylate carboligase — protein sequence MKMRAIDAAVRILEREGITCAFGVPGAAINPLYSALKRNGSIRHILARHVEGASHMAEGYTRAKAGNIGVCIGTSGPAGTDMITGLYSAIADSIPILCITGQAPRARLYKEDFQAVDIEAIAKPVTKWAVTVREPALVPRVFSQAFHVMRSGRPGPVLIDLPLDVQLAEIEFDDETYSPLPVYKPAATRKQIEKALEMLNAAERPLIVAGGGVINADASELLVAFAEAVNVPVVPTLMAWGAIPDDHPLMAGMVGLQTSHRYANATMLESDFVLGIGNRWANRHTGSIETYTKGRKFVHVDIEPTQIGRVFNPDLGIVSDAKAALELFVTVAREWRKSGKLRDRQAWPAACRDRKRSMLRKSHFDNIPIKPQRVYEEMNKAFGRDTCYVTVIGLSQIAGAQFLNVYNPRNWINAGQAGPLGWTLPAALGVRAADPDRDVVALSGDYDFQFLIEELAVGAQFNLPYIHVVVNNSYLGLIRQAQRGFDMDYHVQLSFENINAPEIGVYGVDHVTVAEGLGCKAIRVTDPNEAQAAFATARELMAKHRVPVVVEFILERVTNIAMGTEIDNIVEFEEVLDLPLDDVPSAQRSGTLLPA from the coding sequence ATGAAGATGCGAGCAATCGATGCAGCAGTGCGCATTCTGGAACGCGAGGGGATCACTTGCGCTTTTGGCGTTCCCGGCGCTGCGATCAACCCGCTTTACTCCGCACTGAAGCGCAACGGCTCGATCCGGCACATTCTGGCGCGGCACGTCGAAGGTGCCTCGCATATGGCGGAAGGCTACACCAGGGCGAAGGCGGGCAATATCGGCGTCTGCATCGGCACCTCGGGGCCCGCCGGAACCGACATGATCACCGGGCTCTATTCGGCGATCGCGGATTCGATTCCGATCCTATGCATCACCGGTCAGGCGCCGCGGGCGCGGCTCTACAAGGAAGACTTCCAGGCCGTCGACATCGAGGCGATCGCAAAGCCGGTGACGAAATGGGCCGTCACCGTGCGCGAGCCGGCGCTGGTGCCGCGGGTGTTCAGCCAGGCCTTCCATGTCATGCGGTCGGGGCGGCCGGGACCGGTGCTGATCGATCTGCCTCTCGACGTGCAATTGGCCGAGATCGAGTTCGACGACGAGACCTATTCGCCGCTGCCGGTCTACAAGCCTGCGGCGACGCGCAAGCAGATCGAGAAGGCGCTCGAGATGCTCAACGCCGCGGAGCGACCGCTGATCGTCGCCGGCGGCGGCGTGATCAACGCCGATGCGTCCGAGCTCCTGGTCGCGTTCGCTGAAGCGGTCAACGTTCCCGTCGTCCCGACGCTGATGGCGTGGGGCGCCATTCCGGACGATCACCCGCTGATGGCCGGCATGGTCGGTCTGCAGACCAGCCATCGCTATGCCAACGCCACGATGCTCGAATCCGATTTCGTGCTCGGTATCGGAAACCGCTGGGCCAACCGGCATACCGGTTCGATCGAGACCTACACCAAGGGCCGCAAATTCGTCCATGTCGACATCGAGCCGACCCAGATCGGGCGCGTCTTCAATCCGGACCTCGGCATCGTGTCGGACGCCAAGGCCGCGCTGGAGCTGTTCGTGACCGTCGCCCGCGAGTGGCGGAAGTCCGGCAAGCTGCGCGACCGGCAGGCTTGGCCCGCCGCCTGCCGCGACCGCAAGCGCTCGATGCTGCGCAAGAGCCACTTCGACAACATCCCGATCAAGCCGCAGCGCGTCTACGAGGAGATGAACAAGGCGTTCGGCCGCGACACCTGCTACGTGACCGTGATCGGGCTGTCGCAGATCGCGGGCGCCCAGTTCCTCAACGTCTACAATCCACGCAACTGGATCAACGCCGGGCAGGCCGGTCCGCTCGGCTGGACATTGCCGGCCGCGCTTGGGGTGCGCGCCGCCGATCCCGATCGCGACGTCGTCGCGCTGTCGGGGGACTACGACTTCCAGTTCCTGATCGAGGAGCTTGCGGTCGGGGCGCAGTTCAATCTGCCCTACATCCACGTCGTCGTGAACAATTCCTACCTCGGGCTGATCCGGCAGGCGCAGCGCGGCTTCGACATGGACTATCACGTCCAGCTCTCGTTCGAGAACATCAATGCCCCCGAGATCGGCGTCTACGGCGTCGACCATGTGACGGTCGCGGAAGGGCTCGGCTGCAAGGCGATCCGTGTGACGGATCCGAACGAGGCGCAGGCCGCGTTCGCGACCGCGCGCGAGCTGATGGCCAAGCACCGCGTCCCCGTGGTGGTGGAGTTCATTCTCGAGCGCGTCACCAATATCGCGATGGGAACGGAGATCGACAACATCGTCGAGTTCGAAGAGGTGCTCGACCTTCCGCTCGATGACGTGCCGAGCGCGCAACGATCCGGCACGCTGTTGCCGGCCTGA